In Nymphaea colorata isolate Beijing-Zhang1983 chromosome 3, ASM883128v2, whole genome shotgun sequence, a genomic segment contains:
- the LOC116249680 gene encoding uncharacterized protein LOC116249680 — translation MFSDDHRSPSLFSCCFRCYEGSDEEKPRLLRRSSAWLRSRAHELPELRDKCRSLFSKVGREGMCRTRHAGDFKYDPLSYALNFDDESPDEEARLHDFSARYVLAPAPANRGRTADESSVAVVSREITCS, via the coding sequence ATGTTTAGCGACGACCATCGATCCCCATCTCTGTTTTCATGCTGCTTCCGCTGCTACGAGGGCTCCGACGAGGAGAAGCCGAGGCTGCTGCGACGATCGTCGGCGTGGCTGAGGAGCCGGGCTCATGAGTTGCCGGAGCTCAGGGACAAGTGCAGGAGCCTCTTCTCGAAGGTGGGGAGGGAGGGCATGTGCAGAACGAGGCACGCGGGGGATTTTAAGTACGACCCCCTGAGCTACGCCCTCAACTTCGATGATGAGTCTCCGGACGAGGAGGCGCGGCTTCACGATTTCTCCGCGAGGTACGTGCTCGCTCCGGCGCCCGCGAACAGGGGCAGGACCGCTGACGAGTCGTCGGTGGCAGTCGTTTCGAGGGAGATCACTTGCAGTTGA